From Lytechinus variegatus isolate NC3 chromosome 16, Lvar_3.0, whole genome shotgun sequence, the proteins below share one genomic window:
- the LOC121429934 gene encoding uncharacterized protein LOC121429934: MEPSAVANFVEIKIKESQTGLLNELDKLISSKLGSFQQKINENQRDLSDIQIAKIEEVSKDEFKFRRRGNEEQYKLNSKVLSKIKQADVLLSEEHDGAKGEARSKLSEGMELIEYRQKIIKLADSSEGGWTTVDEYVRNDLADDSDDEKRIMRAEARAQRKKKAGKLLQKKRVSRFSPYRPYFGANQQNSTSSGSAFVVNASPFSAKKPGACFSCGKPGHWRAECKEAGSSYASPVSSQYNKLSDNSHLCNQTNREESIHGCDNTENDGCKISSPVGSLKKGRDYWKEIGANSEILSILDKGYVLPFMTLPDDADIRNNRSAIENSSFVEEEIGKLIKKGCVSELKKKPKVVNPLTVSNNKAKLRMVLDCRHVNPHLFKQKFKYEDAKAVCDVFEKGDFVFTYDLKSAYHHIEIHDDHKEYLGFAWNFNGIRRYFVFNVLPFGLSTAGYVFSKIMRPVVSHWRNQGHKAIMFLDDGIAGLDSLEGAKSFSVNVQLDLRKLGFLLANEKCDWEPKSRAKWLGLDWDFIVFRSA, encoded by the coding sequence ATGGAGCCGTCCGCAGTTGCAAATTTCGtcgaaataaaaatcaaagaaagccAGACTGGACTCTTAAACGAGCTTGATAAGCTAATATCTTCAAAGCTGGGCAGTTTTCAACAGAAGATAAACGAAAACCAGCGTGATCTCAGCGACATACAAATAGCTAAAATAGAGGAAGTAAGCAAGGACGAATTCAAGTTCCGACGCAGGGGTAACGAGGAACAATATAAACTAAATTCGAAGGTTCTGAGTAAAATCAAGCAAGCTGATGTCCTACTGAGTGAAGAACATGACGGAGCTAAAGGAGAAGCAAGATCAAAACTATCTGAAGGTATGGAGTTAATTGAGTACAGACAAAAGATAATCAAGCTTGCGGACAGTTCTGAAGGAGGATGGACTACGGTAGACGAATACGTGAGGAACGACTTGGCCGACGATTCGGATGACGAAAAGCGGATCATGAGAGCGGAAGCTAGGGcccaaagaaagaaaaaggcgGGAAAGCTTTTGCAGAAGAAGAGAGTGTCCCGATTCTCTCCTTATCGTCCATATTTTGGGGCTAATCAGCAGAACAGCACTTCTTCAGGATCTGCCTTCGTCGTCAACGCCTCGCCATTTTCGGCGAAGAAACCCGGGGCATGTTTCTCGTGCGGCAAACCTGGTCATTGGAGGGCAGAATGCAAGGAAGCCGGATCAAGTTACGCCAGTCCTGTGTCAAGTCAATATAACAAGCTAAGTGATAATTCTCATTTATGTAATCAGACTAACAGGGAAGAGAGTATACATGGGTGTGATAATACTGAGAATGATGGATGTAAAATTTCATCCCCAGTGGGAAGTTTGAAAAAAGGCAGGGATTATTGGAAAGAAATAGGCGCAAATTCTGAAATACTATCTATTTTAGATAAGGGGTATGTATTACCTTTCATGACATTGCCTGACGATGCAGATATAAGAAATAATCGATCGGCAATCGAAAACTCATCTTTTGTGGAGGAAGAAATCGGAAAGCTAATAAAAAAAGGGTGTGTAAGTGAGCTGAAAAAGAAACCAAAAGTGGTCAATCCTCTAACAGTGTCCaataacaaggcaaaattaagaATGGTTCTTGATTGTAGGCACGTGAAtccgcatcttttcaagcagaAATTTAAGTACGAGGACGCCAAGGCTGTTTGTGATGTTTTCGAAAAGGGGGATTTTGTTTTTACCTACGATTTAAAATCAGCGTATCACCATATCGAAATACATGATGATCATAAAGAATATCTGGGCTTTGCATGGAACTTCAACGGGATTAGACGATATTTCGTCTTTAATGTACTGCCATTCGGTTTGTCGACCGCGGGTTATGTATTCTCAAAGATAATGAGGCCAGTAGTATCTCATTGGCGAAACCAAGGGCATAAAGCGATAATGTTTCTAGACGATGGAATAGCAGGTCTTGATAGCTTGGAAGGGGCAAAGTCATTTAGTGTGAATGTGCAATTGGACTTAAGAAAATTAGGTTTCTTGTTGGCAAACGAGAAGTGTGATTGGGAGCCAAAATCACGGGCCAAATGGTTGGGCTTAGACTGGGACTTCATAGTTTTCAGGTCAGCATAA